Within Oceanicoccus sp. KOV_DT_Chl, the genomic segment TTTGCCTGCCAATGAAAAGGGTTTTAATAAATCGTTCATAACATGTCCGACAGTAAACTACTGATTAAAATTATTTAGCGTTAATATATTTATCGAGTGTCTGATGAAAATGACGAATACGTACTTCCTGATAATTACTCAAGCTCACGGTACCTTTCTTGGAGGCCTTTAGGCCTTTCTGTACCTGCGGCAAATTCGCGCCATCCTGATTAAACACATTGGAGAAGCCAGCGCCCATGACCTCGGCACCTTCACTGAAGGGCTGATCGATATTCAAGCGGTAGGTGGGTGCATCAGCAGGCGATTCAGTGCCTTCGGGATAGCGCGTCAACAAGAAAATTTCCATGATGCAGCTTTCAACATCATCACCATTGGGGCGATGGCGATAAGTAATTACCGTGCCATGACCAGCCCATGGTGCAAAATTAGGAAATAATGAATACAAGGTTGAATCCATCAATTCCGACATAGTGGTGCGCTCAGAAAAATCTTCCCCCGCCTGTTCATTAGCAACTGGCAAATTCAACTGCGCATAGACTTCCCGTGCGGTCATACCCGGTGGCACTTGTGGCCGGTCTTCGAGATCAATCAAGGCCATCATCGCATCCAGCGATTGCTGCTCGGTATAAAGATCGGCATGGGTTGGGTTAGCGACACCATAAGCGGTGATGGTGCGACTAACATGATCACCCCACACATCGTACTGGGAATTATCGATTGCCTGAAACGGCATCAATTGTGGATGAGTCGCAATGGCATGGTAAGACTCAATAAAAGCCTCATAAGCCACCTTCCAATTACAGGCAATCACTTTTTCTACATGCATCGAAACAAACCGCTGCTCGTGCTTCCACTGATCCATATGCTGCGGTAGTACCTCCATATACTCTTGCAACGACGGTGCATTTTCATCCATATTGATAAATACCCACCCCCCCAGGTATCTACCCTGACTTCTGGTAATGTATTGTTTTCTTTTTCAATATGGGGAAAGTCCCACTGGCAAGGCGCTGAATCAAATTCACCATCCAGCTTCCAGGTCCAGCCGTGATAAGGGCAGCGCACATTGTCGGCATTACCCGAACCGCGCTTCAAGGCACGCCCACGGTGCAAACAGGAATTATAAAACGCTTTAATTTCACCGGATTCGGTGCGAGTCAACAGAATAGAATCATTGACGATGTCATATACATAATAATCGCCAGTTTCACGCAAGCGATTGACACGACAGGCTGCCTGCCAGGTTTTACGCCAGACTTTTTCTACTTCCAAGTCAAAAAATTCTTTTGAGAGATAACGGTCTACATCAATATCATTCGAGCCCAGGTAAGTTTCTGTGCTCTCGCGCAAGGCAGCGGGCACTTCGACTTTTTCCAAATTCAATAAATCCTGAAATGATTCAGCTGGGTCGCGGGCAGCAATTTGTTCCGGCGTTAATTTCACTTTCTCATTCATGGGGGTAAACCTCGTTCTAAATTTTTTAACTAGCGCTGCAAAATAGTGACGGCACTGATACCCGGCGCACCGTAAACATGGGTGTAGCCTAACTCGGGATTATTAGGCACCTGATGATCACCAGCATCACCGCGCAGCTGCAAACAGGTTTCATACACCTGACGTAAGCCAGTAGCACCAATGGGTTCGCCATTAGCCAAACAACCGCCATCGGTATTAATAGGCATTGCGCCATTGATTTGAGTGGCACCGGACGTAATTAATTGTTCCTGCTCGCCGTGTTCACAAAAACCATTTTCTGCCATGTGCATAATTTCTGCACCGGACTCAGTATCTTGCAACTGTAATACGTCAATATCTTTTGGCCCCACACCAGCCATTTCAAAAGCGGCTTTAGCAGCATCAACCGTTGGACCATCGACTTGTTCCAGTGCCTGTGAAGGTGCGAAAACTTCGAAAGAGCCATAGCGACGCGAACGAAATGCGGCGGCTTTTAAATAAATAGGCTTGGGATTGTACTGCTTGGCTTTATCAGCGCGACACAGCACCAAAGACACACCGCCTTCACCCGGCGCACAAAACATATACTTTGTTAGCGGATCACTGACCATAACCGCATTGGCAATTTCTTCTATTGAAATTTCTTGCCGGCGCCAGGCATTGGGATTTTTTGCGCCGTTAACAAACGCTTTATGCGCCACTCTGGCTAGCGCGTCTTTACTGATGTTATATCTATCCATATAGCGCTGGATTTTCATCGCAAAAAATTGCGTGGTCAGCATCAAACCGGTTTCACCGTACCAATCACCAATACCCAACTCTTTAGGGTCAGCGTTAAACGCACCGCGGTCGTGCTTATCAAAACCCGCCACCAAGCCAATATCATATTCGCCGGACTTAATCGCATTATAAGCTGATAGCATCGAACTACCGCCAGTCGCACAGCCATTGGCAACATTGATAAATGGCAAGCCCGTGAGGCCTAATTCATTTACCAGCGCATCAGCACTACCGGCACTGGCGCTACCGCCAAAACCAAACTGCATATCTTTCCACTCAACGCCGGCATCTTTTAATGCCATCCGCGCGGCATAAGCGCCCTGCTGCAAACCACTGCGCTCAGGGGTGCGACCAAAAGGATGAATACCGATACCGACAATTGCTACGTCCATCTATCTCTCTCTACATTGCTGGGCAATCATTAACGCCCATTCTTTTATTGCTACGCTTTTTTATTACAGCAAAAAACACTAAACCGCTTTAAAGGCAAAGGAGACCACTTCATTACCCGCCTCATCATGGCGGAAGGTATCCACCACCAATTCCATTTCCATACCGATTTTTAATTGCTCAGGGGTATTTTCTACCAGGCGACTTTCTACACAAACCGCACCGGGCAACTCCACATAACCAACACCATAGGGGCGAAAAGTCTCTGGTGTTTCATCGGAATGGTATGGCGTCTTGGGCATAAAACCCTGAATGGTCCAGGTCCACAACTTACCGCGGCGTGGCAATTCTTCAATCACCACATCCTCACTGCCACAGGCCATGCAACTTAACTTGCTGGGGAAATCAGCAATACCACACTGCTGACAACGGCTACCCAACAAGGCCGGATTCTCCGCTGGCCAGGTAAACAAACCTTCAGCAATTGCTACTTTATTTGTCATTCAAAACCTCGTTCTAGCTATGGATGGCTTTATTAAACGCATCCAACACTGATTCATGCATGGCTTCCGACATTGTTGGATGAGCAAATACGGTATGCATCAACTCTTCCTCAGTGGTTTCCAATTTTTGCGCGATCACATAACCCTGAATTAATTCAGTTACTTCGGCACCGATCATATGCGCACCCAGCAACTCACCGGTTTCATCATCAAACACGGTTTTCACAAAGCCATCGGTTTCACCCATCGCTTGCGCTTTACCTAAAGCGGTTAGGTCAAACTTGCCAACACGCACGCTAATGCCCTGATCTTTTGCTTGCTGTTCGGTCATACCAACGCTGGCAATTTGCGGCGAACTATAGGTACAGCCAGGCACCGACATTGGATTAAGCGGCTCCAGATCATCCAGCCCGGCGATTTTTTCAACACAAATCACCGC encodes:
- a CDS encoding RHO alpha subunit C-terminal catalytic domain-containing protein, encoding MDENAPSLQEYMEVLPQHMDQWKHEQRFVSMHVEKVIACNWKVAYEAFIESYHAIATHPQLMPFQAIDNSQYDVWGDHVSRTITAYGVANPTHADLYTEQQSLDAMMALIDLEDRPQVPPGMTAREVYAQLNLPVANEQAGEDFSERTTMSELMDSTLYSLFPNFAPWAGHGTVITYRHRPNGDDVESCIMEIFLLTRYPEGTESPADAPTYRLNIDQPFSEGAEVMGAGFSNVFNQDGANLPQVQKGLKASKKGTVSLSNYQEVRIRHFHQTLDKYINAK
- a CDS encoding aromatic ring-hydroxylating dioxygenase subunit alpha, whose protein sequence is MNEKVKLTPEQIAARDPAESFQDLLNLEKVEVPAALRESTETYLGSNDIDVDRYLSKEFFDLEVEKVWRKTWQAACRVNRLRETGDYYVYDIVNDSILLTRTESGEIKAFYNSCLHRGRALKRGSGNADNVRCPYHGWTWKLDGEFDSAPCQWDFPHIEKENNTLPEVRVDTWGGGYLSIWMKMHRRCKSIWRYYRSIWISGSTSSGLFRCM
- a CDS encoding thiolase family protein; the protein is MDVAIVGIGIHPFGRTPERSGLQQGAYAARMALKDAGVEWKDMQFGFGGSASAGSADALVNELGLTGLPFINVANGCATGGSSMLSAYNAIKSGEYDIGLVAGFDKHDRGAFNADPKELGIGDWYGETGLMLTTQFFAMKIQRYMDRYNISKDALARVAHKAFVNGAKNPNAWRRQEISIEEIANAVMVSDPLTKYMFCAPGEGGVSLVLCRADKAKQYNPKPIYLKAAAFRSRRYGSFEVFAPSQALEQVDGPTVDAAKAAFEMAGVGPKDIDVLQLQDTESGAEIMHMAENGFCEHGEQEQLITSGATQINGAMPINTDGGCLANGEPIGATGLRQVYETCLQLRGDAGDHQVPNNPELGYTHVYGAPGISAVTILQR
- a CDS encoding Zn-ribbon domain-containing OB-fold protein, producing MTNKVAIAEGLFTWPAENPALLGSRCQQCGIADFPSKLSCMACGSEDVVIEELPRRGKLWTWTIQGFMPKTPYHSDETPETFRPYGVGYVELPGAVCVESRLVENTPEQLKIGMEMELVVDTFRHDEAGNEVVSFAFKAV